The following coding sequences are from one Agelaius phoeniceus isolate bAgePho1 chromosome 24, bAgePho1.hap1, whole genome shotgun sequence window:
- the PLOD1 gene encoding procollagen-lysine,2-oxoglutarate 5-dioxygenase 1, whose protein sequence is MVPPAVLLLLWAVLALLGPGSGRASQQEENLLVLTVATKQTEGFQRFRRSAQFFNYKVQVLGLDEEWQGGDDQQPAGGGQKVRLLKSALKQHGDKEDLIILFVESYDVLFASGPTELLKKFRQAKSKVVFSAENYIYPDRKLEAKYPQVRDGKRFLGSGGFIGYAPNLKKLVEEWKGEDDDSDQLFYTRIFLDPEKRESINISLDHRSRIFQNLNGALDEIVLKFENARVRARNLLYDTLPVVIHGNGPTKLQLNYLGNYIPQVWTFETGCTVCDEGLRSLSGFKDEALPMILIGIFIEQPTPFLSQFFLRLRNLRYPKQRIQLFIHNHEEHHLMEVDSFVEEHGTEYLAVKVIGPDDEVENAEARNLGMDLCRKDPDCDYYFSLDAEVVLKNKETLRILIEQNKLVIAPLVSRHEKLWSNFWGALSPDGYYARSEDYVDIVQRRRVGLWNVPYISSVYMVKGKALRSELEQGDLFHSGKLDADMALCHNIRSQGVFMYLTNQHQFGHILSLENYQTSHLHNDLWQIFSNPEDWREKYIHENYTAALKGKLVEMPCPDVYWFPIFTDTACDELVEEMEHYGQWSTGDNTDSRIQGGYENVPTIDIHMNQIGFEREWYKFLLDYIAPITEKLYPGYYTKTQFELAFVVRYKPDEQPSLVPHHDASTFTINIALNRVGIDYEGGGCRFLRYNCSIRAPRKGWTLMHPGRLTHYHEGLPTTRGTRYIAVSFIDP, encoded by the exons AAAATCTGCTGGTTCTGACTGTGGCCACCAAGCAGACTGAGGGATTCCAGCGGTTCAGAAGATCAGCCCAATTCTTCAACTACAAAGTCCAG gtgctggggctggatgAGGAGTGGCAGGGTGGAGATGACCAGCAGCCAGCTGGAGGGGGGCAGAAGGTTCGTCTCCTCAAGTCAGCTCTGAAGCAGCATGGGGATAAGGAGGATTTGATCATCCTTTTTGTGGAAAG CTATGATGTGCTCTTTGCTTCAGGCCCCACAGAACTGCTGAAGAAGTTCAGACAAGCCAAAAGCAAGGTGGTTTTCTCAGCAGAGAATTACATCTATCCTGACAGAAAGCTGGAAGCCAAGTACCCTCAGGTGCGAGATGGAAAGCGCTTCCTGGGTTCTGGAG GCTTCATAGGTTATGCTCCAAACCTGAAGAAGCTTGTGGAGGAGTGGAAAGGAGAGGATGATGACAGTGACCAGCTCTTCTATACAAGAATCTTCTTGGATCCAGAAAAAAGA GAAAGTATCAACATCAGTCTAGACCACAGAAGCCGGATCTTCCAAAACCTAAATGGAGCATTAG ATGAGATAGTTCTGAAGTTTGAAAATGCACGAGTGAGAGCAAGAAACTTGTTATATGACACTCTGCCTGTGGTGATCCATGGAAATGGACCCACCAAG ctgcagctgaactACCTGGGGAACTACATTCCTCAAGTGTGGACATTTGAGACTGGCTGCACAGTGTGTGATGAAGGTCTGCGAAGCCTCTCGGGGTTTAAG GATGAGGCACTGCCAATGATTCTGATTGGCATTTTCATCGAGCAGCCCACCCCATTCCTCTCCCAGTTCTTCTTGCGGCTTCGTAACCTTCGTTACCCAAAGCAGCGAATCCAGCTCTTCATTCACAACCAC GAGGAGCATCACTTGATGGAGGTGGACTCCTTTGTGGAGGAGCATGGCACAGAATATCTCGCTGTCAAAGTGATCGGACCAGATGATGAGGTGGAGAATGCTGAGGCACGTAACTTGGGCAT ggatTTGTGCAGGAAGGATCCTGACTGTGACTATTACTTTAGCCTGGATGCTGAGGTAGTTCTGAAGAACAAAGAGACTCTGAGGATCCTGATTGAACAGAACAA GCTGGTGATTGCCCCCCTGGTCAGCCGTCATGAGAAGCTGTGGTCCAATTtctggggagccctgagccccgaTGGATACTACGCCCGCTCGGAAGATTACGTGGATATTGTTCAAAGGAGGAGAGT tGGGCTCTGGAATGTTCCCTACATCAGCAGTGTTTACATGGTTAAAGGCAAGGCTCTGCGCTcggagctggagcagggggatCTGTTCCACAGTGGCAAGCTGGATGCTGACATGGCTCTGTGCCACAACATTCGCAGCCAG GGAGTCTTTATGTACCTGACAAACCAGCATCAGTTTGGACACATACTGTCCCTGGAGAATTACCAGACAAGTCACCTCCACAACGACCTCTGGCAGATATTCAGCAATCCTGAG GATTGGAGAGAAAAGTACATCCATGAAAACtacacagcagctctgaaagGGAAATTGGTAGAAATG ccctgcccagatgTTTACTGGTTCCCCATATTCACTGACACTGCCTGTGATGAGCTGGTGGAAGAAATGGAACATTATGGCCAGTGGTCCACAGGTGACAACACG GATAGCAGAATACAAGGAGGATATGAGAATGTCCCAACTATTGACATACACATGAACCAAATTGGCTTTGAAAGAGAATGGTATAAGTTTCTTCTGGACTATATTGCACCCATCACAGAAAAGCTGTACCCAGGATACTACACCAAG ACCCAGTTTGAGCTGGCCTTTGTGGTTCGCTACAAGCCTGACGAGCAGCCATCCCTGGTGCCCCACCACGACGCCTCCACCTTCACCATCAACATTGCCTTGAACAGAGTGGGCATAGACTACGAG GGCGGAGGCTGCCGGTTCCTGCGCTACAACTGCTCCATCCGAGCCCCGAGGAAGGGCTGGACCCTGATGCACCCCGGCCGCCTGACCCACTACCACGAGGGGCTGCCCACCACCAGGGGAACGCGCTACATCGCCGTGTCCTTCATCGACCCCTAG
- the MFN2 gene encoding mitofusin-2, translating to MSLLFTRSNSIVAVKKDKRHMAEVNASPLKHFVTAKKKINGIFEQLAAYINESSSFLEETHKNAELDPVTTEEQVLEVKGYLSKVSGISEVLARRHMKVAFFGRTSNGKSTVINAMLWDKVLPSGIGHTTNCFLRVEGTDGHEAFLLTEGSEEKKSVKTVNQLAHALHQDEHLNAGSLVSVMWPNSKCSLLKDDLVLMDSPGIDVTTELDSWIDKFCLDADVFVLVANSESTLMQTEKQFFHKVNERLSRPNIFILNNRWDASASEPEYMEEVRRQHMERCTSFLVDELGVVDRAQAGDRIFFVSAKEVLNARIQRAQGMPEGGGALADGFQVRMLEFQSFERRFEECISQSAVKTKFEQHTVRAKQIAEDVRLIMDSVHVAAQEQRVYCLEMREERQDRLGFIDKQLELLTQDYKRKIKQITEEVERQVSNAMAEEIRRLSVLVDEYQADFHPSQVVLKVYKTELHKHIEEGLGRNMSDRCSSAITTSLQTVQQEMIDGLKPLLPVSVRGQIDMLIPRQCFRLSYDLNCDKLCADFQEDIEFHFSLGWTMLVNRFLGPKNGRRALMGYNDQVQRPLTPANPSLPPLPQGSMTQEELMVSMVTGLASLTSRTSMGIIVVGGVVWKAVGWRLIALSFGLYGLLYVYERLTWTTKAKERAFKRQFVEYAGEKLQLIVSYTGSNCSHQVQQELAGTFAHLCQQVDVTRDNLEQEISAMNKKIEVLDSLQSKAKLLRNKAGWLDSELNMFTHQYLQQSR from the exons ATGTCCCTGCTGTTTACTCGTTCCAACTCAATAGTTGCAGTGAAGAAGGATAAAAGACACATGGCTGAGGTAAATGCTTCTCCACTTAAACATTTTGTCActgcaaagaagaaaatcaatGGTATCTTTGAACAGTTGGCTGCATACATCAACGAGAGCTCCTCGTTCCTAGAAG AAACACACAAGAATGCAGAGCTTGATCCTGTCACCACAGAAGAGCAGGTACTGGAAGTCAAAGGCTACCTGTCAAAAGTCAGTGGTATTAGTGAAGTGTTGGCAAGACGACACATGAAAGTTGCTTTTTTTGGGAG gacaagcAATGGGAAGAGCACTGTGATAAATGCCATGCTGTGGGACAAGGTTCTCCCTTCAGGAATTGGACACACCACTAATTGCTTCCTGCGTGTAGAAGGGACAGATGGACACGAGGCTTTCCTGCTGACTGAAGGTTCAGAGGAGAAGAAGAGTGTAAAG ACTGTGAACCAGCTGGCTCATGCCCTTCATCAGGATGAACATCTGAATGCTGGCAGCCTGGTCAGTGTAATGTGGCCCAATTCCAAATGTTCTCTCCTAAAGGACGACCTGGTGCTGATGGACAG CCCTGGCATTGATGTAACCACAGAGCTGGACAGCTGGATTGACAAATTCTGTCTTGATGCTGATGTATTTGTTCTGGTGGCAAATTCTGAATCAACATTGATGCAAACT gagAAGCAGTTCTTTCACAAGGTGAATGAACGTCTGTCTCGACccaatatatttattttaaacaacCGTTGGGATGCATCTGCCTCTGAACCAGAATACATGGAGGAG GTGCGCAGGCAGCACATGGAGCGCTGCACCAGTTTCCTGGTGGATGAGCTGGGTGTGGTGGACCGAGCCCAGGCAGGGGATCGGATTTTCTTTGTGTCTGCAAAAGAAGTGCTGAATGCCAGGATTCAGAGGGCTCAAGGCATGCCAGAAGGAG GTGGAGCATTGGCAGATGGGTTTCAAGTAAGAATGCTGGAATTTCAAAGCTTCGAGAGAAGGTTTGAG GAATGTATCTCACAGTCAGCAGTGAAAACAAAATTCGAGCAGCATACGGTGCGAGCGAAGCAGATTGCGGAAGATGTTCGCCTCATCATGGACTCCGTGCACGTTGCTGCCCAGGAACAGCG agTTTACTGCCTGGAAATGCGAGAGGAACGTCAGGATCGTCTCGGTTTCATTGACAAACAGCTGGAGCTCCTTACTCAAGACTACAAGCGGAAAATCAAACAAATCACTGAAGAGGTGGAGAGGCAG GTGTCCAATGCAATGGCAGAAGAAATCAGACGGCTCTCAGTGTTGGTAGATGAATACCAAGCAGACTTCCACCCATCTCAAGTAGTTCTTAAAGTGTACAAGACT GAGCTGCATAAACACATCGAGGAAGGCCTGGGCCGTAACATGTCAGATCGTTGCTCCAGTGCTATCACAACTTCCCTGCAGACAGTGCAGCAAGAAATGATAG ATGGTTTAAAACCCCTCCTCCCGGTCTCTGTGCGGGGCCAGATCGACATGTTAATTCCCCGGCAGTGCTTCAGGCTCAGCTATGACCTGAACTGTGACAAGCTCTGTGCTGACTTCCAGGAGGACATAGAATTCCACTTCTCTCTTGGATGGACAATGCTGGTGAACAGATTTTTGGGACCAAAGAATGGTCGTCGGGCCTTGATGGGCTATAATGACCAG GTTCAGCGCCCTTTAACACCAGCAAATCCCAGCCTGCCTCCTTTGCCTCAGGGCTCTATGACCCAGGAAGAACTCATGGTGTCCATGGTGACTGGACTGGCCTCTTTAACTTCCCGAACTTCCATGGGGATCATCGTGGTTGGTGGTGTG GTGTGGAAGGCTGTGGGTTGGAGGCTGATTGCTCTCTCTTTTGGCCTTTATGGGCTGCTCTACGTGTATGAGCGCCTCACCTGGACCACCAAAGCCAAGGAGAGAGCTTTCAAGAGGCAGTTTGTGGAGTATGCTGGGGAAAAACTGCAGCTCATTGTCAGCTACACGGGCTCCAACTGCAGCCACCAAGTCCAGCA AGAGCTTGCTGGAACGTTTGCTCATTTGTGTCAGCAAGTGGATGTCACACGGGACAATCTTGAGCAAGAAATTTCTGCcatgaataaaaaaatagaagttttGGATtcactgcagagcaaagcaaaactGCTCAG GAACAAAGCAGGTTGGCTTGACAGCGAGCTCAACATGTTCACACATCAGTACCTGCAGCAAAGCAGATAG